The sequence TGCTCGACCCGCTGCAACTGCCTCGCCTGCCGCCGCAAGAGGGCCCGCTCTATCGCCTTCCGGTCCACGTGATCCCCGGCGAGCTTCAGCTCGACCATCACCTCCTCGTGGCCACGCGCCTCCGGCCAAGGCGCTGTCAGCTCCACCAGCAGAGCCGGGCGGTGGATCAGGAGCAGGCCATCGCACTGCACCTTCTCGAGCCGGATCTCCGGAGGGTCCTGCCAGGTGATGGCGCCTCCAGTGAGGCGCTCCGTCTCTTCGGCGAACGTTCGTTTGGCGAACAGGTCCGGTTGACCCATCGCGCAGCGCGGTAGCAGAGGACGATCGCTGGAGCCAGGGCCAATCGCAGATCAAACAGATCCGGTCGCCGCCTTTCTCACCAGCACTCGTAATCTATATGCCCATGGCCGCCCCGTGACGAATTCTCAAATGAAGACGCCCCGGTCTCCGTAATATGCGTCTCCGTACCGACAGCTCGCGCGCCCCCGATACGCCACTCCTCACTGCGCGGGCGGCTCGCTCCAGTAACGCACCAGATCAGGCAGGGCGGTCTCCGCCATGCGGGTGAGGTGCCTCACGTGATCTGGCTTCTGGGTGCCCGGATAGCCGCGGACGTGGAGCGCGCCCCTGTGCGCCTCGGACAGGGGGGCGAACCGGAGCTTCGCCTCGCTCGCCTCCCCGGTCAGGTCGTAGATCGCCTGCTCGTCCGCGCCCGGGCCCGGGGTGCGCTGCGCGCCCGTGAGCTTGAGGAGAGCGTCCGTGCTCTCGTGGGTGCCGGCGTAATCGCCGTTCGGGGTGATCTCCGAATGGGTGATCGACATCAGCTTCTTGCCCTCGGCCGCCAGCTCGGCGAAGCGGCTGAACGGCTTGAGGCGCTCCATGTCCAGGCTGTGGTCGAGCGGCATGTAGCCGGTGTGAATGCCATCCAGGAGAAGCACGGCGTCCACCTTGTCGATGAACCCCGGCTGGTTCAGGAGCCCGCGAACCGCGGCGTACCCGGCGCTGAACGCCGAGAGCGCGACGCGCCGGAGCCGGGCGCCGCGCAGCCCGCGCGCCTCGAGCGCCACCTGCGCCTTCGCCATCAACGCCGGCAGATAGGAGCGGATCGAGAACTGGGTCTCGTACGCCCCGGAGCTGATACCCAGATTGATGATCATCACAACCGCGTTGACCCGGGCGCGATCGAACCCCGCCTGCACAACGTCGTTGACCCCGTGGAAGTGGATCACCAGATCGTACGCCCCATCCGCCGAGGCGAAAGACGCGGGGATGGTGATGATCCCGTCGGGGATGGGGATCACCGCCGTTCGATCGAGCGTCGCGTCGGCGCGATCGGCGGCAGCGAGGGCCGGCGCCGCCGTCGCTGGCGTCGCCTGGACCGGCGCGGCCGCTTCGGCTTTCGCCTCGACCCGCGCCGCCACCCCCGTCGATCGCAGGACGGCCGCGGCGGCCGCTGCAGGCTGGAGCGCCGAGCCCGCGCGGAGATCGAAGCCCGCCGCGCCGAGCTGCATCGAGACGAGCGCGCCCACCACCGCCGCGAAGCCCAGACCGGCACCCGCGCTCAAGGCGATCAGGCGCGACGTGGAACGCCGCGTCGGAGATGCCATGACCGGAGCCGGCGATTCGAACGGCATCGCCATGCCCCCAATCGACGCCGGCGGACGACGGAAAATTAAAGTAGGCTCGTCATCGTCATGCGGCAGTTGGACCTCCGCGCAAGGGGGCTCAGCGGGGAACATGTCAGCGATGATGCGAGGCCTATGCCACTCATGGCAAGAGCTAAAATTCTACATAATAGGTTCGCATGCGCATGCGTCAAGGAAGTGGACCTGGTCCGACGTAGTCCCACGGTGGTGGTTCATCGGTTATCCAGGGGTTACCCAGGGAAGCACCTTGCTCACGCACGCAGCCCCATCGTTCGGCGATTCTTGAACGCTCGTGAGCACCTGTGAGCCGTCCGTGCTCCAACGTGGCACGGCGTGGTACGACGTGAATTATCAAGCGCCAGCAGATCAAGAATGACGCACTCCGGCAAAATCTCTCATGAATTGGCCGCCATCACCGCCACCTTGGTCGCGCTGCGTCATCGCCTGTGCCTCATGGGAACTCGGGACACCCGAGCGCCGGCGCGGTGGGGTCGAGGCCGTGCCGAAGCAGGCCAGTCCGCCCTCCGAGGATGATCTGGATGGCTCCCGCGCTTCGCGCGGAGCGCGTAATCGACTTCGCGCCATCCACCGCACGATCGCTCATGGCCGGACTGACCTCCATGCGCCGGGGTGTCTCGCCGGTCCCTGCACGTCGACCGTTGCACGTCCAACGGTTCAACGAGAGCGCGCGCTGAGCGTGGCGCGCGCCCGCCGGGCGAGCTGGCGCGACAGGTGCCGCCCGACGTCAGCGACGGACGGACGCTGCGCTGCGCTCTGGAAATACGGCGCGACCGAGGCGCGGCGCACGTGGTCCTTGACAACACGGGGCGCCTCTGGATCTCCTCTTTCCCTCCCCACTCACCCGCACGGGCCCCCATGACCAGCTTCCCCCGCGTCTACGACGACAATACCCAGAGCATCGGCCGCACGCCGCTCGTGCGCATCCGCCGCGTGATCGACGGCCCGCGCGCGACGGTGCTGGCCAAGATCGAGGGGCGCAACCCGGCGTACTCGGTCAAGTGCCGCATCGGCGCGGCCATGGTCTGGGACGCCGAGCAGCGGGGCGTGCTCGGCCCAGGCAAGGCGATCGTCGAGGCGACCAGCGGCAACACCGGCATCGCGCTGGCCTTCGCCGCCGCCTCGAGGGGGATCGAGTGCGTGCTCAGCATGCCCGAGACGATGAGCATGGAGCGGCGCAAGGTGCTGGTCGCCCTCGGGGCCAAGCTGCTGCTGACGCCGGGCCCCAAGGGGATGAACGGCGCCATCGCCAAGGCCGAGGAGCTGGCCGCCTCCGACCCCGGCCGGTACGTGCTGATGCGGCAGTTCGAGAACCCGGCGAACCCCGCGATCCACGAGACCACCACCGGCCCCGAGATCTGGGACGACACCGGCGGCAACGTCGACGTCCTCGTCTCGGGCGTGGGCACCGGCGGCACGATCACCGGCGTCAGCCGCTACTTCGAGCGCGGCCGCGGCCGCGCCCTCCACTCCGTCGCCGTCGAGCCGGTCCACTCGCCGGTCATCACGCAGACGCTCGCCGGCCAGCCGCTCACCCCGTCCCCGCACAAGATCCAGGGCATCGGCGCCGGCTTCGTCCCCAAGAACCTCGACCTCTCCTTCGTGGACCAGGTCGAGACGGTCTCGAACGACGAGTCCATCGCCATGTCCCGGCGCCTCGCGTCCGAGGAGGGCATCCTCTGCGGCGTCTCCTGCGGCGCGGCCATGGTCGCGGCGGGCCGGCTCGCGAAGGATCCCAAGTGGGAAGGAAAGACCATCGTGGTCATCCTCCCGGACGCCGGAGAGCGGTACCTCTCGGGGCCGCTCTTCGAAGGCATGTTCTCCGAGGTCGAGGCCATGAAGGCCTCGTGAGGTCGACGTGAGCAAGAAATGTGATGCTGCCCCCTCCGAGGCGCCGGCCGACCTGCACGGCATCGTCGACGCGCTGATCGCGAGCTACCGGGAGGATGCGCGCGGGCATCACATCAACAAGCGCTTCACCCCGTCCCGCCAGGAGATCACCGAGATCATCGATCTCCTGCTCCAGATCTTCTACCCGGGCTATCACGGGCGGCAGGACCTGTCGGACGAGGACCTGCTCTACCACGTGGGCACCCTGGTCTCGACGGTGCGGGACAAGCTGGAGCGGCAGATCGAGCGCTGTCTGTGCTTTCAGGACGAGACCGTCGACGCGGGCCGCCTCGACGTCCCGAGGTGCCGGCAGCGGGGGCGCGACGTGGCGCGGATGTTCATCGCCCGGCTGCCGGAGGTCCGGCGGCGCCTCCTGGTCGACGTGCAGGCGGCCTACGACGGCGATCCGGCGGCGGCCTCGATGGACGAGATCATCCTGGCCTATCCAGGCCTCCTCGCCGTGACGGTGCACCGGGTCGCGCACGAGCTGTACCTGCTCGGCGTGCCGCTCATGCCCCGGATCATGAGCGAGTGGGCGCACACGAGGACGGGCGCCGACATCCATCCAGGCGCCAACATCGGTGACAGCTTCTTCATCGATCATGCCACCGGCGTCGTGATCGGCGAGACGACCGACATCGGTGAGCACGTCAAGCTCTACCAGGGCGTGACGCTCGGCGCCCTCTCCTTGCCCCAGCACTCGCGGGGCGCGCGCGGCCTGAAGCGCCACCCCACGGTCGAGGACAACGTCACCATCTACGCGAACGCCACGGTCCTCGGCGGCAAGACGGTGCTGGGGCAGGGGAGCGTGGTCGGCGGCTCGGTGTTCCTCACGAAGAGCGTCGCCGGCGGCCAGCGCGTCGCGATCGAGGCCCCGAGGCTGCGCGTCGCGTCGCCGCCCCATGGCACGCCCGCCGTCGGCGGCTCCGAGCTCGACAGCATCCTCGACTTCGACATCTAGAGCGACGGTCACCCGCTTCGGATACGGGCCCACCTCGACGTTTTCGGTGCTCAGCGCACTGGAGTGCGCTTGCGCGCCGAAAACGCCGATCTGGGCCCGTCTCCTGTGCGGGAGACCGCCGCTCTGCTCTGCATGGTGCAGTGGTGGACGGAAACCGCTGTAGAGGCCGGGCGCCTCTCATCGATCGGAGTGGCCGAGAGGGCGCTCGGGGGCGACGCGGTCGCGGATCGCCTGCTTGAGCTCCTTGGGCTCGGGGAAGCGCCCTTCGACGGCGCGCGAGAAGAGCGGCGCGCCGTCGAGCGTGACATCGAAGGTGCCGCTCGCGCCCGGCGACAGGAGCACGTCGATCTCGTCAGGGAAGGTGATCAGCAGCTCCTGAGCGAGCCAGGCCGCGCGCGTGAGCCAGCGGCACTTGGGGCAATACCGGATCGCGACGAGCGGCCGTTGCGGGGCGGGGGCGGTGTCCATCGCAGGATCGTAGCGCGAGCGCGCGGCGCGCGGGCAGGCTCAGACGAGGAACGCCCTGGCGAGCCCAAGGAAGATGAAGAAGCCCATGCAGTCCGTGGTGAACGTGAGCAGGACGCTCGACCCCTGCGCCGGATCGCGGCCCAGGCGCTGGAGCACGAGCGGCACCGCGCACCCGACCATCGCCGCCACCACGAGGTTCAGCAGGATGGCCGCCGCCATCACCAGGCCGAGCGGGACGCTTCCGTAGAGGGCGGCGGCGGCGAGCCCCACGACCGTGCCCCAGACCGCGCCGTTCATCAGGCCGACGAAGAGCTCTTTCTTCAGGAGGTGCCCCGTGTTCGCCCGCGTGAGCCGGTCGAGCGCGAGGCCGCGGATCACGAGCGCCACCGTCTGATTGCCCGTGTTGCCGCCGACGCTCGCCACGATGGGCATCAGCGCCGCCAGCGCCACGAGATCCTGAATGGTGCTCTCGAAGAGGCCGATGACCCGCGAGGCCAGGAATGCCGTGAGCAGGTTGACGAAGAGCCAGAGCCAGCGGTTCTTCGCGCTCGTCCACGCGGGCGCGAAATAGTCCTCCTCTCCCGCGAGGCCCGCGCGCAAGAGCGCCTCGCTCTGGGCTTGCCGCCGCAGGAAGTCCATCACCACATCCACCGTCAGCCGGCCGACGAGCTTGCCGCGCTCGTCCACCACTGGCGCGGCGATGAGGTCGTAACGCTCGAACGCCCTGGCCGCGTCGCTCGCGCGCTCCTGGGGCGTGAAGCTCACCACGTCCGTGGACATGACCGCGCTCACCTGCGCGCTCGGCTCGCGGAGCAGCAGGTCCTTGAGCGAGAGCGCGCCGCGGAGCACGTTGCGCGCGTCGACGACGAACAGCGCCTCGGTGTGCGGCGGCAGCTCGCCCCGCCGGCGCACGTCCTCCAGCGCGCCGCCGAGGTCGCGGCCGTCGCGCACCGAGACGAACTCCGGGCTCATCAGGTGGCCCACCGAGCCGTCCGGGTACGCGATCGTCGACTGGAAGAGCGACTGCTCGCGCGCGTCGAGCGACTGGTACACCTCCGCCACGATCTCCGGATCGACCGAGTCGCTGATGTACGCGAGATCGTCCGGATCGAGCTGGCCGAGCAGCGCGACGAGGCGAGGGCGCTCCGTCTCCGCGACGAGCCAGTCGCGGACCGACCGCGAGGACTCGAGCAGGACCTGTGCGGCGTGGTAGGGCTCGAGCTCAGCCCACACCACAAGGCGGTCCGCCTGCGGGAGCACCTCGATGATGTGGGCGAGGTCTGCCGGGTGCAGATCCCTGAGCTTCCTCTGCAGCAGGGCGAGATTTTGCCGATGGACCAGCGCCTCGACGAGCTCTTTGTTCTTGCTCTCCTGCTTGTGCGTCAGCGCCTCGATGACGCGTTGCTTTTCGAGCAGGGTAGTCAGCAGGTTCAGGCTCTCTTGCAG is a genomic window of Sorangium aterium containing:
- a CDS encoding SelT/SelW/SelH family protein, which translates into the protein MDTAPAPQRPLVAIRYCPKCRWLTRAAWLAQELLITFPDEIDVLLSPGASGTFDVTLDGAPLFSRAVEGRFPEPKELKQAIRDRVAPERPLGHSDR
- the mgtE gene encoding magnesium transporter, with product MSTFRSQERLQESLNLLTTLLEKQRVIEALTHKQESKNKELVEALVHRQNLALLQRKLRDLHPADLAHIIEVLPQADRLVVWAELEPYHAAQVLLESSRSVRDWLVAETERPRLVALLGQLDPDDLAYISDSVDPEIVAEVYQSLDAREQSLFQSTIAYPDGSVGHLMSPEFVSVRDGRDLGGALEDVRRRGELPPHTEALFVVDARNVLRGALSLKDLLLREPSAQVSAVMSTDVVSFTPQERASDAARAFERYDLIAAPVVDERGKLVGRLTVDVVMDFLRRQAQSEALLRAGLAGEEDYFAPAWTSAKNRWLWLFVNLLTAFLASRVIGLFESTIQDLVALAALMPIVASVGGNTGNQTVALVIRGLALDRLTRANTGHLLKKELFVGLMNGAVWGTVVGLAAAALYGSVPLGLVMAAAILLNLVVAAMVGCAVPLVLQRLGRDPAQGSSVLLTFTTDCMGFFIFLGLARAFLV
- a CDS encoding serine O-acetyltransferase, which encodes MSKKCDAAPSEAPADLHGIVDALIASYREDARGHHINKRFTPSRQEITEIIDLLLQIFYPGYHGRQDLSDEDLLYHVGTLVSTVRDKLERQIERCLCFQDETVDAGRLDVPRCRQRGRDVARMFIARLPEVRRRLLVDVQAAYDGDPAAASMDEIILAYPGLLAVTVHRVAHELYLLGVPLMPRIMSEWAHTRTGADIHPGANIGDSFFIDHATGVVIGETTDIGEHVKLYQGVTLGALSLPQHSRGARGLKRHPTVEDNVTIYANATVLGGKTVLGQGSVVGGSVFLTKSVAGGQRVAIEAPRLRVASPPHGTPAVGGSELDSILDFDI
- the cysK gene encoding cysteine synthase A, giving the protein MTSFPRVYDDNTQSIGRTPLVRIRRVIDGPRATVLAKIEGRNPAYSVKCRIGAAMVWDAEQRGVLGPGKAIVEATSGNTGIALAFAAASRGIECVLSMPETMSMERRKVLVALGAKLLLTPGPKGMNGAIAKAEELAASDPGRYVLMRQFENPANPAIHETTTGPEIWDDTGGNVDVLVSGVGTGGTITGVSRYFERGRGRALHSVAVEPVHSPVITQTLAGQPLTPSPHKIQGIGAGFVPKNLDLSFVDQVETVSNDESIAMSRRLASEEGILCGVSCGAAMVAAGRLAKDPKWEGKTIVVILPDAGERYLSGPLFEGMFSEVEAMKAS